Proteins found in one Miscanthus floridulus cultivar M001 chromosome 4, ASM1932011v1, whole genome shotgun sequence genomic segment:
- the LOC136552312 gene encoding CDGSH iron-sulfur domain-containing protein NEET-like — protein MASPFCAAAAAGRLAVPAPSPPAARAPRPRRGLVAVRAEAGGGINPAIRKEEDKVVDTVLTGELAKPLTAYCRCWRSGTFPLCDGAHVKHNKATGDNVGPLLVKK, from the exons ATGGCGTCCCCGTtctgcgccgctgccgccgcgggCCGCCTCGCCGTCCCCGCCCCGTCCCCTCCCGCCGCTCGGGCGCCTAGGCCCCGGCGCGGCCTGGTGGCGGTGCGCGCGGAGGCCGGCGGCGGGATAAACCCGGCCATCCGGaaggaggaggacaaggtggtCGATACCGTCCTCACCGGCGAGCTCGCTAAGCCGCTCACCGCCTACTGCCG GTGTTGGAGATCAGGGACATTCCCACTGTGCGATGGAGCCCATGTGAAGCACAACAAAGCAACCGGTGATAATGTTGGCCCCCTGCTCGTTAAGAAGTAG